In one Cervus elaphus chromosome 9, mCerEla1.1, whole genome shotgun sequence genomic region, the following are encoded:
- the LOC122699279 gene encoding plasmalemma vesicle-associated protein: MGLATEHGSPYSRAGSSSRGCWYYLRYFFLFVSLIQFLIILGLVLFMVYGNVHGSTESNLQATERRADGLYGQVMGLTASQANLSKELNLTARARDAVNQMMLNARRDLDRINASFRQCQADRVIYMNNQRYMAAIILSEKQCQEHLKEANKSCDALTLTLTQKAKTLEVELAKEKLVCTKDKDGLTVGKRVAEEQLAECGKTRDQQQQERLLAEDRLRKVQAFCLPLDRNKFETDLRNLWRDSIIPRTLSTLGFNLYHPLGSELPSIQRACDSLPSIMTSKVEELARSLRAGIDSVTLENEKLQRQKLEVEQSLRASQEAKEKVEKEAQAQAVKLQTECARQTQLALEEKVALQKERDRLAKELEEKKREVEHLKLQLAVSNSALDTCIKTKSQLTQLTIPGPRPVAPAPNPPPIDPASLEEFKRRILDSQRAPASNVLVSASG, from the exons ATGGGCTTGGCGACGGAGCACGGGAGCCCCTATTCACGGGCTGGGAGCAGCTCCAGGGGCTGCTGGTACTATCTGCGCTATTTTTTCCTCTTCGTCTCGCTCATCCAATTCCTCATCATCCTTGGCCTCGTCCTCTTCATGGTCTATGGCAACGTGCACGGGAGTACTGAGTCCAACCTGCAGGCCACCGAGCGCCGGGCCGACGGCCTGTACGGCCAGGTGATGGGGCTCACGGCTTCCCAGGCCAACCTATCCAAGGAGCTCAACCTCACCGCCCGCGCCAGGGATGCAGTCAATCAGATGATGCTAAACGCCCGCCGAGACTTGGACCGAATCAATGCCAGCTTCCGCCAGTGCCAGGCCGATCGG GTGATTTACATGAACAACCAGCGATATATGGCTGCCATCATCTTGAGCGAGAAACAGTGCCAAGAACACCTCAAGGAAGCGAACAAGAGCTGCGATG CTTTGACCCTCACGCTGACCCAGAAAGCCAAGACACTGGAGGTGGAGCTGGCAAAGGAGAAGTTGGTGTGTACCAAAGACAAGGACGGTCTGACAGTGGGCAAGCGAGTGGCAGAAGAACAGCTTGCCGAGTGCGGCAAAACCCGCGACCAGCAACAGCAGGAACGGCTGCTGGCGGAGGACCGGCTGCGGAAGGTGCAGGCCTTCTGCCTCCCCCTGGACAGGAACAAGTTTGAGACAGATCTGCGAAACCTCTGGAGGGACTCCATCATCCCGCGCACCCTCAGTACCCTGGGCTTCAACTTGTACCATCCCCTCGGCTCGGAACTGCCTTCCATCCAGAGAGCCTGCGACAGCCTGCCCTCCATCATGACCTCCAAGGTGGAAGAGCTGGCCCGGAGCTTGCGGGCTGGCATCGACAGCGTGACCCTCGAGAATGAGAAACTCCAGCGCCAGAAACTGGAGGTCGAGCAGAGCCTGCGCGCCAGTCAGGAGGCCAAGGAGAAGGTGGAGAAGGAGGCGCAGGCCCAGGCTGTCAAGCTGCAAACTGAATGTGCCCGCCAGACCCAGCTGGCCCTGGAGGAGAAGGTGGCGCTGCAGAAGGAACGGGACAGGCTGGCCAAGGAGCTGGAGGAGAAGAAGCGGGAGGTTGAGCACCTCAAGTTGCAGTTGGCAGTCAGCAACTCAGCCCTGGACACCTGCATCAAGACGAAG TCACAGTTGACGCAGCTGACGATTCCTGGGCCAAGACCAGtggcccctgcccccaaccctccACCTATCG ACCCAGCTAGCCTGGAGGAATTCAAGAGAAGGATCCTGGATTCCCAGCgggcccctgccagcaacgtctTGGTCTCAGCCAG TGGCTGA
- the GTPBP3 gene encoding tRNA modification GTPase GTPBP3, mitochondrial isoform X1, translating to MWRGLWTLVSRAARGPHSPRPCTRQGSGYPAPGSGATIFALSSGQGRCGIAVIRTSGPASGHALRSLTAPRDLPPARKACLRLLSDPRSGEPLDRALVLWFPGPQSFTGEDCAEFHVHGGPAVVSGVLQALGSVPGLRPAEAGEFTRRAFAHGKLSLTEVEGLADLIHAETEAQRRQALRQLDGELGDLCRGWAETLTKALAHVEAYIDFSEDDNLEEGVLDQGGSPWGWEVEISGIQRPQVLLLSLPFPPSTADSEVRKLEVALGVHLRDARRGQRLRSGAHVVVAGPPNAGKSSLVNLLSRKPVSIVSPEPGTTRDVLETPVDLAGFPALLSDTAGLREGVGPVEQEGVRRAQKRLEQADLILAVLDASDLASPASCNFLDTVVIPAGAGNPSGNSQRLLLVLNKSDLLPAGCSDPHPDLPSHLLLSCLTGEGLDGLLEALKKELAALCGDPSTGPLLTRSRHQHHLQGCLNALGQYKQARDLALAAEALRVARGHLSRLTGGGGTEEILDIIFRDFCVGK from the exons ATGTGGCGGGGGCTGTGGACCCTGGTATCCCGGGCTGCACGTGGGCCTCACAG TCCCAGACCGTGCACGCGCCAGGGCAGTGGTTACCCGGCCCCTGGTTCCGGAGCCACTATCTTCGCTCTGAGCTCTGGCCAAGGCCGCTGCGGCATCGCGGTGATCCGAACCAGCGGCCCTGCCAGCGGCCACGCCCTCCGGAGCCTCACGGCGCCGCGGGACTTACCCCCGGCCCGCAAAGCCTGCCTGCGCCTGCTCAGCGACCCCCGCTCTGGGGAGCCTTTGGATCGCGCGTTGGTGCTTTGGTTTCCAG GTCCCCAAAGTTTTACGGGTGAGGATTGCGCGGAGTTCCACGTGCATGGAGGGCCGGCCGTGGTGAGCGGTGTCCTGCAGGCCCTGG GCAGTGTGCCAGGGCTGAGGCCAGCGGAAGCAGGCGAGTTCACCAGGAGGGCGTTCGCCCACGGGAAGCTGAGCCTGACGGAGGTGGAGGGGCTGGCAGATCTGATCCATGCAGAAACCGAGGCGCAGCGGCGACAGGCCCTGAGGCAGCTCGATGGGGAGCTGGGTGACCTCTGCCGCGGCTGGGCCGAGACCCTCACTAAA GCTCTGGCCCATGTAGAGGCCTATATCGATTTTAGTGAGGATGACAACCTGGAGGAAGGCGTCCTGGATCAAGGTGGGTCcccctgggggtgggaggtggagatATCTGGCATCCAGCGCCCCCAGGTCCTCTtactctctctcccctttcctccatcCACAGCTGATAGTGAGGTGCGGAAGCTGGAGGTGGCACTGGGCGTACACCTTCGAGATGCCAGGCGCGGGCAGAGGCTCCGCTCAGGAGCGCACGTAGTGGTTGCGGGACCTCCCAACGCCGGCAAAAGCAGCCTGGTGAACCTGCTCA gccggAAGCCTGTGTCCATCGTGTCCCCGGAGCCGGGGACCACCCGAGATGTTCTGGAGACCCCGGTGGACCTGGCCGGGTTCCCGGCGCTACTGAGCGACACTGCGGGGTTGCGGGAAGGCGTGGGGCCTGTGGAACAGGAGGGCGTGCGGCGCGCCCAAAAAAG GCTGGAGCAGGCTGACCTCATTCTGGCCGTGTTGGATGCTTCTGACCTGGCCTCTCCGGCCAGCTGCAACTTCCTGGACACCGTTGTCATCCCGGCAGGAGCCGGGAACCCCAGTGGGAACAGCCAGCGCCTCCTGCTTGTGCTGAATAAATCGGACCTGCTGCCCGCTGGGTGCTCAGACCCCCATCCTGACCTCCCCTCCCACCTGTTGCTGTCTTGCCTGACGGGCGAGGGACTGGACGGCCTCCTAGAAGCACTCAAGAAGGAGCTGGCTGCACT GTGTGGGGACCCGTCCACAGGCCCACTTCTGACACGGTCAAGGCACCAGCACCACCTCCAGGGTTGCCTGAATGCCCTTGGTCAGTACAAGCAGGCCAGAGACTTAGCCCTGGCAGCCGAGGCACTTCGGGTAGCCCGAGGGCATCTGAGTCGTCTCACTGGCGGAGGGGGCACCGAGGAAATTCTGGATATCATCTTCCGGGACTTCTGCGTGGGCAAGTGA
- the GTPBP3 gene encoding tRNA modification GTPase GTPBP3, mitochondrial isoform X3 — protein MWRGLWTLVSRAARGPHRYGTSDAEPQVAPMTVLPPSRRSSRLYPADTHLFNILGPQSFTGEDCAEFHVHGGPAVVSGVLQALGSVPGLRPAEAGEFTRRAFAHGKLSLTEVEGLADLIHAETEAQRRQALRQLDGELGDLCRGWAETLTKALAHVEAYIDFSEDDNLEEGVLDQADSEVRKLEVALGVHLRDARRGQRLRSGAHVVVAGPPNAGKSSLVNLLSRKPVSIVSPEPGTTRDVLETPVDLAGFPALLSDTAGLREGVGPVEQEGVRRAQKRLEQADLILAVLDASDLASPASCNFLDTVVIPAGAGNPSGNSQRLLLVLNKSDLLPAGCSDPHPDLPSHLLLSCLTGEGLDGLLEALKKELAALCGDPSTGPLLTRSRHQHHLQGCLNALGQYKQARDLALAAEALRVARGHLSRLTGGGGTEEILDIIFRDFCVGK, from the exons ATGTGGCGGGGGCTGTGGACCCTGGTATCCCGGGCTGCACGTGGGCCTCACAG GTACGGGACTTCAGATGCGGAACCTCAAGTAGCTCCGATGACCGTACTTCCTCCTTCCAGGCGTTCGTCCAGGCTGTATCCTGCTGACACCCATCTCTTCAACATACTAGGTCCCCAAAGTTTTACGGGTGAGGATTGCGCGGAGTTCCACGTGCATGGAGGGCCGGCCGTGGTGAGCGGTGTCCTGCAGGCCCTGG GCAGTGTGCCAGGGCTGAGGCCAGCGGAAGCAGGCGAGTTCACCAGGAGGGCGTTCGCCCACGGGAAGCTGAGCCTGACGGAGGTGGAGGGGCTGGCAGATCTGATCCATGCAGAAACCGAGGCGCAGCGGCGACAGGCCCTGAGGCAGCTCGATGGGGAGCTGGGTGACCTCTGCCGCGGCTGGGCCGAGACCCTCACTAAA GCTCTGGCCCATGTAGAGGCCTATATCGATTTTAGTGAGGATGACAACCTGGAGGAAGGCGTCCTGGATCAAG CTGATAGTGAGGTGCGGAAGCTGGAGGTGGCACTGGGCGTACACCTTCGAGATGCCAGGCGCGGGCAGAGGCTCCGCTCAGGAGCGCACGTAGTGGTTGCGGGACCTCCCAACGCCGGCAAAAGCAGCCTGGTGAACCTGCTCA gccggAAGCCTGTGTCCATCGTGTCCCCGGAGCCGGGGACCACCCGAGATGTTCTGGAGACCCCGGTGGACCTGGCCGGGTTCCCGGCGCTACTGAGCGACACTGCGGGGTTGCGGGAAGGCGTGGGGCCTGTGGAACAGGAGGGCGTGCGGCGCGCCCAAAAAAG GCTGGAGCAGGCTGACCTCATTCTGGCCGTGTTGGATGCTTCTGACCTGGCCTCTCCGGCCAGCTGCAACTTCCTGGACACCGTTGTCATCCCGGCAGGAGCCGGGAACCCCAGTGGGAACAGCCAGCGCCTCCTGCTTGTGCTGAATAAATCGGACCTGCTGCCCGCTGGGTGCTCAGACCCCCATCCTGACCTCCCCTCCCACCTGTTGCTGTCTTGCCTGACGGGCGAGGGACTGGACGGCCTCCTAGAAGCACTCAAGAAGGAGCTGGCTGCACT GTGTGGGGACCCGTCCACAGGCCCACTTCTGACACGGTCAAGGCACCAGCACCACCTCCAGGGTTGCCTGAATGCCCTTGGTCAGTACAAGCAGGCCAGAGACTTAGCCCTGGCAGCCGAGGCACTTCGGGTAGCCCGAGGGCATCTGAGTCGTCTCACTGGCGGAGGGGGCACCGAGGAAATTCTGGATATCATCTTCCGGGACTTCTGCGTGGGCAAGTGA
- the GTPBP3 gene encoding tRNA modification GTPase GTPBP3, mitochondrial isoform X2 — MWRGLWTLVSRAARGPHSPRPCTRQGSGYPAPGSGATIFALSSGQGRCGIAVIRTSGPASGHALRSLTAPRDLPPARKACLRLLSDPRSGEPLDRALVLWFPGPQSFTGEDCAEFHVHGGPAVVSGVLQALGSVPGLRPAEAGEFTRRAFAHGKLSLTEVEGLADLIHAETEAQRRQALRQLDGELGDLCRGWAETLTKALAHVEAYIDFSEDDNLEEGVLDQADSEVRKLEVALGVHLRDARRGQRLRSGAHVVVAGPPNAGKSSLVNLLSRKPVSIVSPEPGTTRDVLETPVDLAGFPALLSDTAGLREGVGPVEQEGVRRAQKRLEQADLILAVLDASDLASPASCNFLDTVVIPAGAGNPSGNSQRLLLVLNKSDLLPAGCSDPHPDLPSHLLLSCLTGEGLDGLLEALKKELAALCGDPSTGPLLTRSRHQHHLQGCLNALGQYKQARDLALAAEALRVARGHLSRLTGGGGTEEILDIIFRDFCVGK, encoded by the exons ATGTGGCGGGGGCTGTGGACCCTGGTATCCCGGGCTGCACGTGGGCCTCACAG TCCCAGACCGTGCACGCGCCAGGGCAGTGGTTACCCGGCCCCTGGTTCCGGAGCCACTATCTTCGCTCTGAGCTCTGGCCAAGGCCGCTGCGGCATCGCGGTGATCCGAACCAGCGGCCCTGCCAGCGGCCACGCCCTCCGGAGCCTCACGGCGCCGCGGGACTTACCCCCGGCCCGCAAAGCCTGCCTGCGCCTGCTCAGCGACCCCCGCTCTGGGGAGCCTTTGGATCGCGCGTTGGTGCTTTGGTTTCCAG GTCCCCAAAGTTTTACGGGTGAGGATTGCGCGGAGTTCCACGTGCATGGAGGGCCGGCCGTGGTGAGCGGTGTCCTGCAGGCCCTGG GCAGTGTGCCAGGGCTGAGGCCAGCGGAAGCAGGCGAGTTCACCAGGAGGGCGTTCGCCCACGGGAAGCTGAGCCTGACGGAGGTGGAGGGGCTGGCAGATCTGATCCATGCAGAAACCGAGGCGCAGCGGCGACAGGCCCTGAGGCAGCTCGATGGGGAGCTGGGTGACCTCTGCCGCGGCTGGGCCGAGACCCTCACTAAA GCTCTGGCCCATGTAGAGGCCTATATCGATTTTAGTGAGGATGACAACCTGGAGGAAGGCGTCCTGGATCAAG CTGATAGTGAGGTGCGGAAGCTGGAGGTGGCACTGGGCGTACACCTTCGAGATGCCAGGCGCGGGCAGAGGCTCCGCTCAGGAGCGCACGTAGTGGTTGCGGGACCTCCCAACGCCGGCAAAAGCAGCCTGGTGAACCTGCTCA gccggAAGCCTGTGTCCATCGTGTCCCCGGAGCCGGGGACCACCCGAGATGTTCTGGAGACCCCGGTGGACCTGGCCGGGTTCCCGGCGCTACTGAGCGACACTGCGGGGTTGCGGGAAGGCGTGGGGCCTGTGGAACAGGAGGGCGTGCGGCGCGCCCAAAAAAG GCTGGAGCAGGCTGACCTCATTCTGGCCGTGTTGGATGCTTCTGACCTGGCCTCTCCGGCCAGCTGCAACTTCCTGGACACCGTTGTCATCCCGGCAGGAGCCGGGAACCCCAGTGGGAACAGCCAGCGCCTCCTGCTTGTGCTGAATAAATCGGACCTGCTGCCCGCTGGGTGCTCAGACCCCCATCCTGACCTCCCCTCCCACCTGTTGCTGTCTTGCCTGACGGGCGAGGGACTGGACGGCCTCCTAGAAGCACTCAAGAAGGAGCTGGCTGCACT GTGTGGGGACCCGTCCACAGGCCCACTTCTGACACGGTCAAGGCACCAGCACCACCTCCAGGGTTGCCTGAATGCCCTTGGTCAGTACAAGCAGGCCAGAGACTTAGCCCTGGCAGCCGAGGCACTTCGGGTAGCCCGAGGGCATCTGAGTCGTCTCACTGGCGGAGGGGGCACCGAGGAAATTCTGGATATCATCTTCCGGGACTTCTGCGTGGGCAAGTGA